Within Mucilaginibacter inviolabilis, the genomic segment CACATTTTCAGCAAACTCCTTCAGCCTTCAAAAAGGCAAACCAGGTATAAGTATCCACTTCTCATAACCATATAAAAGACTGGTTCATCGCACCTCAAGCTCAAACAAAATATATCAGATATGTGTTGGCCATTTATAAACCTAATACTTATGGTTTTTTTATCACGCCTGCTTTATTTTATAAGCCATCACGGATTTCTGTTTGCACTTTGCCTCATGGTAATTGCCATACTACTTGCTTTTAAATTTGGTAAAATAGCCTTTCCCATCGCAGCTTTTATACTATCAATTATTGGCGCTTTTACCACACAATATTTAAATGCAGCGTTTTTGAATGCCTTTGGAACAAGAACTACTGCGGTAATTACCAAGGCTACAGAAACCAACTCCACCCTTAACGACTCGCCCATATTTGACTACGATTTTATTGTAAAAAAACTGGACGGGAGCTATACTCAAGGCACTTTTTCAACCATGACGGCTGCCATTTATCCTATTGCAAATTCCATTAATATACCGCAGGAAGGGCAGGAATTTCCAGCCAAATTTATCCCTGGATATGAAAAAAACATTGTGATTTTATACGATGAATCGGAAGATGGAAAACATGCCAAATTATCCGAAGGGCTAAGCGATCTGAATAAAGCTCGTATTCAATATGAAACCAGTCCAAACGATCACAGTTTTTTACAGGAATATGTTAACGCGCTGGAGAAATTCATCCGGGAAAATAAAGATCAGGATATGACAGAATATGAAACTAAACTCGCGGAATTGAAGAAGGCATTATGATATGTTATCAAAAAGATCAATAACAACTTCTTTATATTCAGCTAGCATCTTATCCAACTCTATTTTACTGGTATTTGTAAAGTGAAACAAACCTCTCCATCAGCAGAGCTTACCGTAAGCGTGCCTTCATGCGCATTGGCAATTTCAGAGGCAATGTATAAACCGAGCCCTAACCCCTTTTGGCCAGGCTTAATATCTCCGCGTGAAAATGGCTGAAAAAGTCGTTCCATGATTTCTTCGGATATTTGCTCAGCAAAATTAGATACCGACAAAACAAACCCGTTCTCAACAGTAAAAGCCTTTACATCAATCGGAGTGTCCTTTTCTCCATGCGCGAGCGCATTACTTAATAAATTTGAAAACAACTGGGCTATGCGCCTTCTATCACAATTTACCGGCTGAGTTATATGGAGTTGAACATTGATAACACGATCGGGCCATATTAATCTTAGCTCGGTGAGTACCTGGTTAAGTGTATCTGCCAAAGGTTCATCATTTTTCCGGATCAGGGTAATTCCCCCACCCAATCGGCCACTTGCAAAATCAAGGATATTCTCAATCATTTCCTTCATCCGGTATGATGAATCCTGCACAATGGTGGCCAAACGCTTGGTACGTTCATCAAGCGGCATCCGCAATAACAGTTGGGCTACGTTTGAAACTGCCCCAAGTGGATTACGCAGATCATGCCCCAGTATAGCAATAAACTGTTCGCGCAGCTCTGCGGTTTTGAGCTCATCCTTCAACTTCGACTCACTTAGCGCAAGCCGCTCTATTGCATTCAGATGGAAAGCGATCAACTCGGCAAAAAGTTTAAACATACCTATGGTTTCAGGATTCTTTAAACGGGCCGGCCGGGGGTCGATAGCGCACAATGTACCAAAAAAGCTTCCGTCCTTAAGCATAATTGGCATAGAAATATAGCTCTGGATGCCATACATTGCCGGGGTATGGTGATGTGCGTAAAGCTCATCCTCGACTACATGGTCAATTACAACGGCCTGGTGATTTTGGCGTATTTCATGGCAAATGGTGGTTTCTACTTTTAATTCACTACCGGGTTTTAGGCCAAATTGTATCTCATCACGAACAGCACAGGCTATCCACCTGTCTGAGGTAACCCGGGCTACCGCGGCAAAGCCCATTCCCGTGGTTCGGCAAATAACTTCTAATATGGAGGGTACTGCGTCTATACTGCTTACAGCCTCAACATCAGCCATAAAATCCGTTTCAATATTTGCCAATTTGTGTTTTCTAATTGCACACTATACTACAAATTAAAATTATTATTTACAAATACAAAAAAAGACATCATCATTACCCCCTTCTATTAAAATTTATACTATATTAAGCATCCTTAATAATAACATAAACTACGTATTAAATAAAAATACCTGCTTTATATCCCATGCAAATACACCAGCAAATGCT encodes:
- a CDS encoding GAF domain-containing sensor histidine kinase gives rise to the protein MANIETDFMADVEAVSSIDAVPSILEVICRTTGMGFAAVARVTSDRWIACAVRDEIQFGLKPGSELKVETTICHEIRQNHQAVVIDHVVEDELYAHHHTPAMYGIQSYISMPIMLKDGSFFGTLCAIDPRPARLKNPETIGMFKLFAELIAFHLNAIERLALSESKLKDELKTAELREQFIAILGHDLRNPLGAVSNVAQLLLRMPLDERTKRLATIVQDSSYRMKEMIENILDFASGRLGGGITLIRKNDEPLADTLNQVLTELRLIWPDRVINVQLHITQPVNCDRRRIAQLFSNLLSNALAHGEKDTPIDVKAFTVENGFVLSVSNFAEQISEEIMERLFQPFSRGDIKPGQKGLGLGLYIASEIANAHEGTLTVSSADGEVCFTLQIPVK